A window of the Streptomyces sp. NBC_00250 genome harbors these coding sequences:
- a CDS encoding C40 family peptidase has product MASHRRPKQPSRMRVTVLTATAAAAVALTAQSGAQAAPAKPKIDEVKSKVDKLHHEAEEATEQYNLAEERRGKLQKEISNLQDKVARGQQELNTLRDQIGSVASAQYRSGGIDPALQLFLSADPDTYLDKASAIDQLSAQQADVLTTIQAKQRSLAQQRAEATTKLGDLEDVRKTLGEKKKKFQSKLADARKLLNTLTEAERAKIRQKEQEQEQRASRAAGERVDLGNEAPASGFGAAALSAAATRIGMPYASGHEGPNSFDCSGLTQWAYGKAGIDLTRTTYTQQNDGTKIGRSQLKPGDLVFFNNLSHVGLYAGNNTVLHAPYSGVNVRYESMNTLGSFQFGVRIGG; this is encoded by the coding sequence GTGGCGTCCCACCGTCGACCCAAGCAGCCGAGCCGCATGCGCGTGACCGTGCTCACCGCGACCGCAGCGGCCGCCGTCGCTCTCACCGCCCAGAGCGGTGCCCAGGCGGCCCCCGCCAAGCCCAAGATCGACGAGGTCAAGTCGAAGGTCGACAAGCTGCACCACGAGGCCGAAGAGGCCACGGAGCAGTACAACCTCGCCGAGGAGCGCCGCGGCAAGCTGCAGAAGGAGATCAGCAACCTTCAGGACAAGGTGGCCCGCGGCCAGCAGGAGCTCAACACCCTGCGCGACCAGATCGGTTCGGTCGCCAGCGCCCAGTACCGCTCCGGTGGCATCGACCCCGCGCTGCAGCTCTTCCTCTCCGCCGACCCGGACACCTACCTCGACAAGGCGTCCGCGATCGACCAGCTGAGTGCCCAGCAGGCCGACGTCCTCACCACGATCCAGGCCAAGCAGCGCAGCCTCGCGCAGCAGCGCGCCGAGGCCACCACGAAGCTCGGCGACCTCGAGGACGTCCGCAAGACGCTCGGCGAGAAGAAGAAGAAGTTCCAGAGCAAGCTGGCCGACGCCCGCAAGCTCCTCAACACCCTGACCGAGGCCGAGCGGGCCAAGATCAGGCAGAAGGAGCAGGAGCAGGAGCAGCGCGCCAGCCGCGCGGCCGGCGAGCGCGTCGACCTCGGCAACGAGGCCCCCGCGTCCGGCTTCGGCGCCGCGGCGCTCAGCGCCGCCGCCACCCGGATCGGCATGCCGTACGCCTCCGGTCACGAGGGCCCCAACTCGTTCGACTGCTCCGGTCTGACCCAGTGGGCCTACGGCAAGGCCGGCATCGACCTCACCCGCACCACCTACACCCAGCAGAACGACGGCACGAAGATCGGCCGCAGCCAGCTCAAGCCGGGCGACCTGGTCTTCTTCAACAACCTGTCGCACGTGGGTCTGTACGCGGGCAACAACACGGTCCTGCACGCCCCGTACTCGGGCGTCAACGTCCGCTACGAGTCCATGAACACCCTGGGCTCCTTCCAGTTCGGTGTCCGTATCGGCGGCTGA
- a CDS encoding C40 family peptidase, producing the protein MASHRRPARVTVLTAAAATAAASLGAVPASADPGAGPAATRATVDRLFEEAEKATEGYNRADEKTDALRRTVSQAQDSLARGQERINRMRGALGSVAGAQYRSGGIDPAIALLLSSDPDTYLDRASALDRLTARQGVALAELQREQRRLKQQRSEARTALVELERSRAEVARHKRVVEGKLAEARRVLASLTVEERADFDRASRSGGRAEELPPMAEAPPGSSRASAAVIAARSAIGKPYVWGATGPSAFDCSGLMVWSYGQAGISLPRTSSAQRYAGRQVPLAQAQPGDLVTYRGDASHVGIYAGNGQVIHAPYPGARVRYDPVNMMSHVTVTRV; encoded by the coding sequence GTGGCGTCCCACCGCCGACCCGCCAGGGTCACCGTCCTCACCGCCGCCGCGGCCACCGCGGCGGCGTCCCTCGGGGCCGTCCCCGCGAGCGCCGACCCCGGGGCCGGACCCGCGGCCACCCGCGCCACGGTCGACCGGCTCTTCGAGGAGGCCGAGAAGGCCACGGAGGGCTACAACCGGGCGGACGAGAAGACGGACGCGCTGCGCCGGACGGTCTCCCAGGCCCAGGACAGCCTCGCCCGGGGCCAGGAGCGCATCAACCGCATGCGGGGCGCGCTCGGTTCGGTCGCCGGCGCCCAGTACCGCTCCGGCGGCATCGACCCGGCCATCGCCCTGCTGCTCTCCTCCGACCCGGACACCTACCTCGACCGGGCCTCCGCGCTCGACCGGCTCACCGCCCGGCAGGGCGTCGCGCTCGCCGAACTCCAGCGGGAGCAGCGCCGGCTGAAGCAGCAGCGGTCCGAGGCCCGTACGGCCCTGGTCGAGCTGGAGCGCAGCCGGGCCGAGGTCGCCCGGCACAAGCGCGTCGTCGAGGGCAAGCTCGCCGAGGCCCGCCGCGTGCTCGCCAGCCTCACCGTCGAGGAGCGCGCCGACTTCGACCGGGCATCGCGCTCCGGCGGGCGCGCGGAGGAACTCCCGCCCATGGCCGAGGCGCCCCCGGGTTCCTCCCGGGCGTCCGCCGCGGTGATCGCCGCCCGCAGCGCGATCGGCAAGCCGTACGTGTGGGGGGCGACCGGCCCCTCCGCCTTCGACTGCTCGGGCCTGATGGTCTGGTCGTACGGGCAGGCCGGGATCAGTCTGCCCCGCACCTCCTCCGCGCAGCGGTACGCGGGCCGTCAGGTGCCGCTCGCCCAGGCGCAGCCCGGTGACCTCGTCACCTACCGGGGCGATGCCAGCCACGTCGGGATCTACGCGGGCAACGGGCAGGTCATCCACGCCCCCTACCCGGGCGCGCGGGTGCGCTACGACCCGGTGAACATGATGTCGCACGTGACGGTGACCCGGGTCTGA